Proteins encoded by one window of Desulfovibrio ferrophilus:
- a CDS encoding PilZ domain-containing protein: MGHSELYEQRHFNARMRLTAFAFNHVSEIVSGASRRPISLVNIHHQGARLRMQPGVNYDLSLGHTVTLNLNLGGTETENLTGHVTWTSDDDIYVDFGSPLTVGASYLQGLIDN; encoded by the coding sequence ATGGGACATAGCGAACTTTACGAACAACGACATTTCAATGCCAGAATGCGCCTGACTGCCTTTGCTTTTAACCATGTCAGCGAGATTGTTTCTGGCGCAAGCCGCCGCCCCATCTCTCTTGTAAATATTCATCATCAGGGCGCCCGCCTTAGAATGCAACCTGGCGTGAACTACGATCTGAGCCTCGGACATACAGTCACTTTGAATCTGAACCTGGGTGGAACCGAAACCGAGAACCTGACCGGACACGTGACCTGGACCAGCGATGATGACATCTACGTTGATTTTGGATCTCCGTTGACGGTGGGCGCTTCTTATCTTCAGGGACTGATTGATAACTAA
- the nth gene encoding endonuclease III, with translation MKRQARALEILSRLKNRYPAPQSELDWTTPWELLAATMLSAQCTDVRVNKVTPELFRRWPDPPAMAQADPAEVEKVIHSAGFFRQKTKNLIGEATIIINDYDGEVPRTMKDLTRLPGVARKTANIVLSNAFGIQEGVAVDTHVKRLAFRMGLTTSTDVKKIEQDLMKLFPKPDWGDANHMLVLFGRHVCPARTPRCNDCEMNDICPKRGVKTK, from the coding sequence ATGAAACGACAAGCCCGCGCTCTGGAAATTCTCTCCCGGTTGAAAAACCGCTACCCGGCCCCCCAATCCGAACTGGACTGGACGACGCCTTGGGAGCTTCTGGCCGCGACCATGCTCTCGGCTCAGTGTACGGATGTACGAGTGAACAAGGTCACCCCGGAACTATTCCGCCGCTGGCCGGACCCACCGGCCATGGCCCAGGCTGATCCGGCCGAGGTGGAAAAGGTCATTCACTCCGCCGGGTTCTTTCGCCAGAAGACAAAAAACCTGATTGGTGAAGCGACCATCATTATTAATGACTATGATGGTGAGGTGCCCCGCACCATGAAAGACCTGACCCGACTGCCGGGTGTGGCGCGCAAGACGGCAAACATCGTACTCTCCAATGCCTTTGGCATTCAGGAGGGAGTGGCGGTGGACACCCACGTCAAACGGCTGGCCTTTCGCATGGGCCTGACCACATCGACTGATGTAAAGAAGATTGAACAGGATCTGATGAAACTGTTCCCCAAACCCGACTGGGGCGATGCCAACCACATGCTTGTGCTGTTCGGACGCCACGTCTGCCCGGCACGCACCCCTCGCTGCAACGATTGCGAGATGAACGACATCTGCCCCAAACGCGGAGTAAAGACCAAGTGA
- the tgt gene encoding tRNA guanosine(34) transglycosylase Tgt, translating to MTAPGDFRVCATEGGARLGMLHTAHGTVHTPMFMPVGTVGSVKSVDPRDLTEVGAQVILGNTYHLYLRPGDEVVARRGGLHKFNGWDGPILTDSGGFQVFSLAGLRNITDDGVEFRSHLNGSKHFFSPEKSIEIQQNLGSDIMMVFDECAAAGSDRDYTIQALERTTAWAKRCREFHPAGKNGQLLFGICQGGFYEDLRERSIEEITAIPFEGYALGGLSVGETKPEMLRILRHSAPLLPADKPRYLMGVGTPLDILDGIEAGIDMFDCVLPTRNARNGTLYTSQGKVNIKRAEFMEDDSPLDPNCDCYTCRTFSKAYLRHLYIAKELLSSRLNTIHNLAYFLRLAKDARDALRRGGFAEFKKSVEAIYGVNGE from the coding sequence CTGACCGCCCCCGGTGATTTCCGGGTCTGCGCCACCGAAGGTGGTGCCCGATTGGGCATGTTGCACACCGCACATGGCACCGTGCACACTCCGATGTTCATGCCCGTGGGAACCGTGGGCAGCGTCAAGAGCGTGGACCCGCGCGACCTGACCGAGGTCGGCGCACAGGTCATTCTGGGGAACACCTACCATCTCTATCTGCGCCCCGGTGACGAAGTGGTGGCCCGGCGCGGGGGCCTGCACAAATTCAACGGCTGGGACGGCCCCATCCTGACGGATTCGGGCGGTTTCCAGGTCTTCAGCCTGGCCGGACTGCGTAATATCACCGACGACGGGGTGGAATTCCGCTCGCACCTGAACGGCTCCAAACACTTTTTCTCACCCGAAAAATCCATCGAGATCCAGCAGAACCTCGGCTCTGACATCATGATGGTTTTCGATGAATGCGCCGCAGCCGGATCGGACCGCGACTACACCATCCAGGCTCTGGAACGCACCACGGCCTGGGCCAAGCGCTGCCGCGAGTTCCACCCTGCCGGAAAGAACGGCCAGCTGTTGTTCGGCATCTGCCAGGGCGGATTCTACGAGGATCTGCGCGAACGCAGCATTGAGGAAATCACTGCCATCCCATTCGAGGGCTACGCACTGGGTGGCCTGTCCGTGGGTGAAACCAAGCCGGAGATGCTGCGCATCCTGCGCCACTCGGCTCCGCTGCTCCCCGCAGACAAACCCCGCTATCTGATGGGCGTGGGTACTCCACTGGATATTCTGGACGGCATCGAGGCTGGCATCGACATGTTCGACTGCGTGCTGCCCACGCGCAACGCGCGCAACGGCACCCTCTACACCTCACAAGGCAAGGTGAACATCAAGCGTGCCGAATTCATGGAAGATGACAGTCCGCTCGACCCCAACTGCGACTGCTACACCTGCCGCACCTTCTCCAAGGCCTATCTGCGCCATCTGTACATCGCCAAGGAGCTGCTCTCGTCCAGGCTGAATACGATTCACAACCTGGCCTATTTCCTGCGCCTGGCAAAAGATGCCCGCGACGCCTTGCGCCGGGGAGGCTTCGCCGAGTTCAAAAAAAGCGTGGAAGCAATCTACGGGGTCAATGGAGAATAG
- a CDS encoding YdcF family protein, translating into MRTLGTALKIIGVLATLLTLLGVGAVLMAGNMIHKQDTLQKSDAILVLGGSVYRAQQAATLHKQDYAPLVYVSRAITDPGLKVLAGIDIIVPPGYEINRRLLNKNGVPDEAIRYYGEQLPSTAAEAEAFAQAFPGAQRIIIVTSPYHVFRARLIFRQALSNTEVLAIATPDEPFPEQWWADRIAAQQVVMETIKLGWYVLGGRF; encoded by the coding sequence ATGCGGACACTGGGTACGGCACTCAAGATCATCGGCGTCCTGGCAACCCTGCTCACTCTGCTCGGGGTAGGTGCTGTGCTCATGGCAGGTAACATGATCCATAAGCAGGATACCCTCCAAAAGTCCGACGCCATCCTTGTGCTGGGTGGCAGCGTATACCGTGCCCAACAAGCTGCCACACTTCACAAACAAGACTACGCACCGTTGGTATACGTTTCCAGAGCCATCACCGACCCCGGCCTCAAGGTCCTTGCCGGAATCGACATCATTGTTCCGCCCGGCTACGAGATCAACCGCCGCCTGCTCAACAAAAATGGGGTACCGGACGAAGCCATCCGCTATTACGGAGAACAACTGCCCAGCACCGCAGCAGAGGCCGAAGCCTTTGCCCAAGCCTTTCCCGGTGCGCAGCGCATCATCATCGTCACCTCGCCCTATCATGTATTCCGGGCAAGGCTGATCTTCCGCCAGGCCCTATCCAATACCGAGGTCCTGGCTATAGCCACCCCGGATGAACCCTTCCCTGAACAATGGTGGGCAGACAGAATCGCTGCCCAACAGGTCGTCATGGAGACCATCAAACTCGGTTGGTACGTATTGGGTGGGCGCTTCTGA